Proteins encoded by one window of Nocardioides euryhalodurans:
- a CDS encoding GcvT family protein has protein sequence MPTRSEVAVALPESAQVVVIGAGIVGNSLVHHLARLGWRDIVQIDKGPLPNPGGSTGHASNFIFPVDHSREITDLTLDSMRQYEELGVFTRSGGYELARTPERMEELRRRMSSARAWGIEAELVTPEQVRERVPFLETSELLGAFWTPSVGVVDSLRAGTLMRESAQQAGALTVVPNVEVTGMDVVDGALRGIRTDQGDIACDTVVVACGVWSPHLAAMAGASIPLTPAVHQMISVGPIPQLAGQHGEITGEIQFPIIRDMDSLCYERQHGADMEVGSYAHRAILHAPEDIPSLDRAKLSPTEMPFTADDFDPQLETALELMPEALGADGAEIRYAINGLLSLTPDGAPILGESPEVRGLWSAAAVWIKEGPGVGRALAEWMTHGWSEIDLHHSDIARFHPHQRTREHVAARTSEAFIKTYGIVHPGEQWESERGKRLAPMHADQRERGAQFFEAVGWERPQWYAANEALLGDYGDAVMPRENEWDSRWWSPIINAEHLAMRERAGIVDLSAFCIFDVAGPEALDAVQRTVVAQVDVAPGRVVYTPVLDARGGFRSDLTVMRLAHDHFRVVTGGAHGMADLAWFRAHARGLAAAVVDVTSAYTTIGVWGPRARDILGRLTTADISHEGFRFATCEDIEVGSLDVLASRISYVGELGWELYVLSEQGARLWTLLHEAGAPDGAVPVGIGVYGTTGRLEKGYRAFGAELDSERSIVEAGMQRPKVKAASFTGRDAYLAQREKDPDRVLCTLAVDDHTSASGTRRYMLGGEPILTRSGEPVTDDHGHHPYVTSAGSAPSLGKHLLMAYLPPGLASVGTQLAVSYMEELYPVSVLSADATPVFDPDNERLRS, from the coding sequence GTGCCCACCCGTTCGGAGGTCGCCGTGGCACTGCCGGAGTCAGCACAGGTCGTCGTGATCGGCGCCGGGATCGTCGGCAACAGCCTGGTGCACCACCTCGCCAGACTGGGCTGGCGCGACATCGTCCAGATCGACAAGGGTCCGCTGCCCAACCCGGGCGGGTCGACGGGGCACGCGTCGAACTTCATCTTCCCCGTCGACCACTCGCGCGAGATCACCGACCTCACGCTGGACTCGATGCGCCAGTACGAGGAGCTGGGCGTCTTCACGCGCTCCGGCGGCTACGAGCTGGCGCGCACCCCGGAGCGGATGGAGGAGCTGCGGCGACGGATGTCGAGCGCCCGGGCGTGGGGCATCGAGGCCGAGCTGGTCACACCGGAGCAGGTCCGCGAGCGGGTGCCGTTCCTCGAGACCTCCGAGCTGCTCGGCGCCTTCTGGACGCCGAGCGTCGGCGTCGTCGACTCGCTCCGCGCAGGGACCCTGATGCGCGAGAGCGCGCAGCAGGCGGGCGCGCTGACGGTGGTCCCCAACGTCGAGGTCACGGGGATGGACGTGGTCGACGGCGCGCTGCGCGGGATCCGGACCGACCAGGGCGACATCGCCTGCGACACCGTCGTCGTGGCGTGCGGCGTATGGAGCCCCCACCTCGCGGCGATGGCGGGTGCCTCGATCCCGCTCACCCCCGCCGTCCACCAGATGATCAGCGTCGGACCGATCCCCCAGCTCGCCGGACAACACGGCGAGATCACGGGCGAGATCCAGTTCCCGATCATCCGCGACATGGACTCCCTCTGCTACGAGCGCCAGCACGGCGCCGACATGGAGGTCGGCTCCTACGCCCACCGCGCGATCCTGCACGCGCCCGAGGACATCCCCTCGCTGGACCGGGCGAAGCTGAGCCCGACCGAGATGCCCTTCACCGCCGACGACTTCGACCCGCAGCTCGAGACGGCGCTGGAGCTGATGCCGGAGGCGCTCGGGGCCGACGGGGCCGAGATCCGCTACGCGATCAACGGGCTGCTCTCGCTCACGCCCGACGGCGCGCCGATCCTCGGCGAGAGCCCGGAGGTGCGCGGCCTCTGGTCCGCCGCCGCGGTGTGGATCAAGGAGGGTCCCGGGGTCGGTCGCGCGCTGGCCGAGTGGATGACCCACGGCTGGTCCGAGATCGACCTCCACCACAGCGACATCGCCCGCTTCCACCCCCACCAGCGCACCCGCGAGCACGTCGCCGCACGGACCTCCGAGGCGTTCATCAAGACGTACGGCATCGTCCACCCGGGCGAGCAGTGGGAGTCCGAGCGCGGCAAGAGGCTGGCCCCCATGCACGCCGACCAGCGCGAGCGCGGAGCGCAGTTCTTCGAGGCCGTCGGCTGGGAGCGCCCGCAGTGGTACGCCGCCAACGAGGCGCTGCTCGGCGACTACGGCGACGCGGTGATGCCCCGCGAGAACGAGTGGGACAGCCGGTGGTGGAGCCCGATCATCAACGCCGAGCACCTCGCGATGCGCGAGCGCGCCGGGATCGTGGACCTCTCGGCGTTCTGCATCTTCGACGTCGCCGGACCCGAGGCGCTCGACGCGGTGCAGCGGACCGTCGTGGCGCAGGTCGACGTGGCGCCGGGCCGGGTCGTCTACACGCCGGTGCTGGACGCCCGCGGCGGCTTCCGCTCCGACCTCACGGTCATGCGGCTGGCCCACGACCACTTCCGCGTCGTCACCGGCGGCGCGCACGGCATGGCCGACCTGGCGTGGTTCCGGGCCCACGCCCGGGGCCTGGCCGCGGCGGTGGTCGACGTGACGTCCGCGTACACCACCATCGGGGTGTGGGGTCCGCGGGCCCGGGACATCCTCGGTCGGCTCACGACGGCCGACATCAGCCACGAGGGCTTCCGGTTCGCGACCTGCGAGGACATCGAGGTCGGGAGCCTCGACGTGCTGGCCTCGCGGATCTCCTACGTCGGCGAGCTCGGCTGGGAGCTCTACGTGCTGAGCGAGCAGGGCGCCCGGCTGTGGACGCTGCTCCACGAGGCGGGTGCGCCCGACGGCGCGGTGCCCGTCGGCATCGGCGTCTACGGCACGACGGGGCGGCTCGAGAAGGGCTACCGCGCCTTCGGTGCCGAGCTCGACTCCGAGCGGAGCATCGTCGAGGCGGGGATGCAGCGACCCAAGGTCAAGGCCGCCTCCTTCACCGGTCGCGACGCCTACCTCGCCCAGCGCGAGAAGGACCCGGACCGCGTGCTGTGCACCCTGGCCGTCGACGACCACACCTCGGCCTCGGGCACCCGTCGCTACATGCTCGGGGGTGAGCCGATCCTGACCCGCAGCGGCGAGCCGGTCACCGACGACCACGGGCACCACCCGTACGTCACCTCCGCCGGCTCGGCACCCAGCCTCGGCAAGCACCTGCTGATGGCCTACCTGCCGCCGGGCCTGGCCTCGGTCGGGACGCAGCTGGCCGTCTCCTACATGGAGGAGCTCTACCCGGTGAGCGTGCTGAGCGCGGACGCCACCCCGGTCTTCGACCCCGACAACGAGCGGCTCCGGTCGTGA
- a CDS encoding IclR family transcriptional regulator yields MSETIDGVRDVAVVQSVDRAITILEILARVGEAGVTEIAGELGVHKSTAFRLVGTMQARGLVEQTDDRGKYRIGLSLVRMAGTSAARTDLVRVARPMCKQLATETGETINLAVLVDSMALYLDQIAGASALQPHNWVGQRIPLHATSNGKALLAHLDPREVDRLVPHLEPHTARTVTRRTTLHRELAGVRERGYALAVDELEEGLTALAAPIRDAHGDVVASLSVSGSTHRMDAATLEATVEPLLRAAREVSLAMGWAGPAPD; encoded by the coding sequence ATGAGCGAGACGATCGACGGCGTCCGGGACGTCGCGGTGGTGCAGTCCGTGGACCGCGCCATCACGATACTGGAGATCCTCGCCCGCGTCGGCGAGGCGGGGGTCACCGAGATCGCGGGCGAGCTCGGCGTCCACAAGAGCACGGCGTTCCGGCTGGTCGGCACCATGCAGGCGCGCGGGCTGGTGGAGCAGACCGACGACCGCGGGAAGTACCGCATCGGCCTGTCGCTGGTGCGGATGGCCGGGACCTCGGCCGCCCGGACCGACCTGGTGCGGGTCGCCCGGCCGATGTGCAAGCAGCTCGCGACCGAGACCGGCGAGACCATCAACCTCGCCGTCCTCGTCGACTCGATGGCGCTCTACCTCGACCAGATCGCCGGCGCGTCCGCGCTCCAGCCCCACAACTGGGTCGGCCAGCGGATCCCGCTGCACGCCACCAGCAACGGCAAGGCCCTGCTCGCCCACCTCGACCCGCGCGAGGTGGACCGGCTCGTGCCCCACCTCGAGCCCCACACGGCGCGGACCGTGACCCGGCGGACCACGCTGCACCGCGAGCTCGCCGGCGTACGGGAGCGCGGGTACGCCCTCGCGGTCGACGAGCTCGAGGAGGGCCTCACCGCGCTCGCCGCACCGATCCGCGACGCGCACGGCGACGTCGTCGCCTCGCTGAGCGTCAGCGGGTCCACGCACCGGATGGACGCGGCCACCCTCGAGGCCACTGTCGAGCCGCTGCTCCGCGCGGCCCGCGAGGTGTCCCTGGCCATGGGCTGGGCCGGGCCGGCTCCTGACTGA
- a CDS encoding electron transfer flavoprotein subunit beta/FixA family protein gives MTRVLAAVKRVADTSGEVVLTEDGQGLDGRFAGWTIGDHDACAVELAIRVAEAGDGSVTVLSVGAPEAVEQIRSALALGAGAGILVETDPSAMGPADVAAEIAAVVSGAAEAGEPYDLVVLGNDAADTGDFQVPIRLAHLVGRPIVTGARMLEVADGVLVAQVQGPYGDETYELPLPAVAAVLEGGAEPRYPSLRGRMAAKKVEIDVRAPAGSPSGSGRVRWHVPPAASGEAEVLGEGPAAAPAVVEVLERLGVLR, from the coding sequence GTGACCCGCGTCCTCGCGGCCGTCAAGCGGGTGGCCGACACCTCCGGCGAGGTGGTGCTCACCGAGGACGGTCAGGGCCTCGACGGTCGCTTCGCGGGCTGGACCATCGGCGACCACGACGCGTGCGCGGTCGAGCTCGCGATCAGGGTGGCGGAGGCGGGCGACGGCTCGGTGACCGTCCTCAGCGTCGGGGCACCCGAGGCCGTCGAGCAGATCCGCTCGGCGCTGGCGCTCGGCGCCGGTGCCGGGATCCTCGTCGAGACCGACCCGTCCGCGATGGGCCCGGCAGACGTCGCCGCCGAGATCGCCGCCGTCGTCTCCGGCGCAGCGGAGGCGGGCGAGCCCTACGACCTCGTGGTGCTCGGCAACGACGCCGCCGACACCGGCGACTTCCAGGTGCCGATCCGGCTCGCCCACCTCGTCGGGCGACCGATCGTGACCGGCGCCCGGATGCTCGAGGTGGCCGACGGCGTGCTCGTCGCCCAGGTGCAGGGGCCGTACGGCGACGAGACGTACGAGCTGCCGCTGCCGGCCGTCGCGGCTGTGCTCGAGGGCGGCGCCGAGCCCCGCTACCCGTCGCTGCGGGGGCGGATGGCGGCCAAGAAGGTCGAGATCGACGTCCGCGCCCCGGCCGGCTCCCCCTCGGGGAGCGGGCGGGTCCGCTGGCACGTCCCCCCGGCAGCCTCCGGGGAGGCCGAGGTGCTCGGCGAGGGACCGGCCGCCGCGCCTGCCGTGGTCGAGGTCCTCGAGCGGCTGGGGGTGCTCCGGTGA